A single Suricata suricatta isolate VVHF042 chromosome 2, meerkat_22Aug2017_6uvM2_HiC, whole genome shotgun sequence DNA region contains:
- the PBLD gene encoding phenazine biosynthesis-like domain-containing protein isoform X1 — MKLPIFTVDAFTAKAFCGNPAAVCLLENTLDEDMHQKIAREMNLSETAFIRKLHPTDNFTQSSCFGLRWFTPASEVPLCGHATLASAAVLFYKIKNVNSTLTFVTLSGELKARRAEDGIILDLPLYPTHPQDFHEVEDLIKTAIGDTLVQDVRYSPDTRKLLVRLSDTYRRSFLENLKVNTQNLLQVENTGKVKGLILTLKGEPGGQSQAFDFYSRYFAPWVGVAEDPVTGSAHAVLSSYWSQQLGKKDMRAFQCSCRGGQLEISVRPDGRVDIRGGTAFVLEGTLTA, encoded by the exons ATGAAGCTCCCTATTTTCACAGTAGATGCATTTACAGCAAAAGCATTTTGTGGGAATCCTGCTGCTGTTTGTCTTCTGGAAAAT aCATTGGATGAAGACATGCATCAAAAAATTGCAAGAGAAATGAACCTCTCTGAAACTGCTTTTATACGAAAACTGCACCCAACTGACAACTTTACACAAa GTTCCTGCTTTGGACTAAGGTGGTTTACGCCAGCGAGTGAGGTTCCTCTCTGTGGCCATGCTACCCTGGCTTCTGCAGCTGTGCtgttttacaaaataa aAAATGTGAATAGCACTCTAACCTTTGTCACTCTGAGTGGGGAACTAAAGGCCAGAAGAGCAGAGGATGGTATCATCCTGGATCTGCCTCTTTATCCAACCCACCCCCAG GACTTCCATGAAGTGGAGGACTTGATAAAG ACTGCCATAGGTGATACACTGGTCCAGGACGTCCGCTATTCTCCAGATACCCGAAAGCTCCTTGTCCGGCTCAGTGATACTTATAGGAG GTCATTTTTGGAGAACCTGAAGGTGAATACACAGAATCTTCTGCAAGTGGAAAACACAGGAAAGGTGAAAGGACTTATTCTCACCCTTAAAGGAGAGCCTGGAGGGCAGAGCCAAGCATTTGACTTTTACTCCAGATATTTTGCACCATGGGTTGGTGTGGCTGAAGACCCTGTAACAG gGTCTGCACATGCCGTTCTCAGCAGCTACTGGTCTCAGCAATTGGGGAAGAAGGACATGCGTG ccTTTCAGTGTTCCTGTCGAGGAGGACAACTGGAGATTTCAGTGCGTCCTGATGGACGAGTTGACATTAGAGGTGGCACTGCTTTTGTTCTAGAGGGCACTCTGACAGCCTAG
- the PBLD gene encoding phenazine biosynthesis-like domain-containing protein isoform X2 codes for MHQKIAREMNLSETAFIRKLHPTDNFTQSSCFGLRWFTPASEVPLCGHATLASAAVLFYKIKNVNSTLTFVTLSGELKARRAEDGIILDLPLYPTHPQDFHEVEDLIKTAIGDTLVQDVRYSPDTRKLLVRLSDTYRRSFLENLKVNTQNLLQVENTGKVKGLILTLKGEPGGQSQAFDFYSRYFAPWVGVAEDPVTGSAHAVLSSYWSQQLGKKDMRAFQCSCRGGQLEISVRPDGRVDIRGGTAFVLEGTLTA; via the exons ATGCATCAAAAAATTGCAAGAGAAATGAACCTCTCTGAAACTGCTTTTATACGAAAACTGCACCCAACTGACAACTTTACACAAa GTTCCTGCTTTGGACTAAGGTGGTTTACGCCAGCGAGTGAGGTTCCTCTCTGTGGCCATGCTACCCTGGCTTCTGCAGCTGTGCtgttttacaaaataa aAAATGTGAATAGCACTCTAACCTTTGTCACTCTGAGTGGGGAACTAAAGGCCAGAAGAGCAGAGGATGGTATCATCCTGGATCTGCCTCTTTATCCAACCCACCCCCAG GACTTCCATGAAGTGGAGGACTTGATAAAG ACTGCCATAGGTGATACACTGGTCCAGGACGTCCGCTATTCTCCAGATACCCGAAAGCTCCTTGTCCGGCTCAGTGATACTTATAGGAG GTCATTTTTGGAGAACCTGAAGGTGAATACACAGAATCTTCTGCAAGTGGAAAACACAGGAAAGGTGAAAGGACTTATTCTCACCCTTAAAGGAGAGCCTGGAGGGCAGAGCCAAGCATTTGACTTTTACTCCAGATATTTTGCACCATGGGTTGGTGTGGCTGAAGACCCTGTAACAG gGTCTGCACATGCCGTTCTCAGCAGCTACTGGTCTCAGCAATTGGGGAAGAAGGACATGCGTG ccTTTCAGTGTTCCTGTCGAGGAGGACAACTGGAGATTTCAGTGCGTCCTGATGGACGAGTTGACATTAGAGGTGGCACTGCTTTTGTTCTAGAGGGCACTCTGACAGCCTAG